The Euphorbia lathyris chromosome 3, ddEupLath1.1, whole genome shotgun sequence genome contains a region encoding:
- the LOC136224048 gene encoding tetraspanin-3-like has product MRSSNHLIGLLNFLTFLLSIPILGGGIWLSSRANNTDCLKFLQWPLIVIGVSIMVVSLAGFAGACYRNTFLLWLYLFVMFFIIAALIGFIIFAYAVTDKGGGRRLINRSYSDYYLQDYSGWLKDRVASDSYWNKISSCVRDSKVCGKMGVTVNGVPETADMFYRRNLSPIQSGCCKAPTECGFTYNNETVWTSSGGVVSNTDCNLWSNDQSQLCYSCNSCKAGVLGSVKKSWRKVSVINIVILIILVIVYVIGCAAFRNNRRIDNDEPYGQARMTKSQPSHFHL; this is encoded by the exons ATGAGAAGCAGCAATCACTTGATAGGCCTACTAAACTTCTTAACCTTCCTTCTTTCAATCCCAATCCTCGGCGGCGGAATATGGCTAAGCAGCAGAGCAAACAACACCGACTGTTTGAAGTTCTTACAGTGGCCGTTAATAGTCATCGGAGTTTCCATTATGGTCGTCTCTTTAGCTGGATTCGCCGGCGCCTGTTATAGAAACACTTTCTTGTTGTGGTTATATCTATTCGTTATGTTCTTCATCATCGCCGCTCTGATTGGATTTATCATTTTTGCTTATGCGGTCACCGATAAAGGAGGCGGCCGGAGGCTCATCAACAGATCTTATTCCGATTATTATCTGCAGGACTATTCCGGCTGGCTCAAGGATCGTGTGGCGAGTGATAGTTACTGGAATAAGATCAGTTCTTGTGTAAGAGATTCTAAGGTCTGTGGTAAGATGGGAGTTACTGTTAATGGTGTGCCGGAAACTGCTGATATGTTTTACCGGAGGAACCTCAGTCCGATTCAG TCTGGTTGCTGTAAGGCACCAACAGAATGTGGATTCACATACAACAATGAAACAGTATGGACATCATCTGGAGGAGTTGTTTCAAACACAGACTGCAATTTATGGAGCAATGATCAATCACAACTATGCTATTCTTGCAACTCATGCAAGGCTGGGGTTTTAGGCAGTGTCAAAAAGAGCTGGAGAAAGGTTTCTGTCATCAACATAGTCATTCTCATAATTCTAGTCATTGTTTATGTCATTGGCTGTGCTGCCTTCAGGAACAATCGCCGGATCGATAACGATGAACCTTATGGTCAAGCTAGGATGACTAAATCACAACCTAGTCATTTCCATCTTTAG